In Procambarus clarkii isolate CNS0578487 chromosome 38, FALCON_Pclarkii_2.0, whole genome shotgun sequence, the genomic window CGTGCTGTTCCCCGCTCCTTCCTATAAAAAAAAACCTTCCCCAAAATAGCACAGACTAGGGAAGTGTAGGCCTGGTTGCTGTTGTCTTGCCTCCGCCCTTCTGGGGGCGATGTTTTCCAGGACGTGTCCTGGAAAACACGgacgtatgggggggggggggggagagctacGATAGAAACAATCAAGGGGTTCCTCACATACAGGCTCCGGGGAAGGCAGGAACGAAAGGCACACGAGCCGAGGCGTAACCCAGTGTGGAGTCGAAAAGCCGACGGAGAGGCGGAGAGGCAGAGGAGTAGAGGGGACAGCCATGGTGGACTCTAAGACACTATGGCTTTCCTTATTAACACTATGAATGTTAATAGAGGAGGGTgtatcagctccccaggaagtgTGTAACTGGACTTAAAATTTCATATCACCAAATTTTCAATCACCAACCAAACAAAAAAAATTCAATTCgccaaccaaaaaaaaaaaaaaaatttcgccAACTTCCCACTCCCCAATTCCATGACCAAAGACTTTGACAAAGGATGGGAAGAGGAGGAAGCATGAGGAATGAAAATTCCCAAACACGATATGGATGGGGAATGAGGAAGTAATtacccaaagaaggcaccaagccggggggGCCATGGAGCAACGGGATGGTTAAAAGTTTGGTGGCCATTGTTTCTCCGGCAGGAGGCTAGTAGCGCAGAGGTCGGCGGTCATGCTGGTGTAGGTGGCGCTGTGTCTGTCTTAGAGGCGTCGGCTTCGGGTGTATGTGGCGCTGTGTCTGTCTTAGAGGCGTCGGCTTCGGGTGTATGTGGCGCTGTGTCTGTCTTAGAGGCGTCGGCTTCGGGTGTAGGTGGCACTGGGTCTGTCTTAGAGGCGTCGGCTTTAGGTGTATGTGGCACTGTGTCTGTCTTAGAGGCGTCGGCTTTAGGTGTATGTGGCACTGTGTCTGTCTTAGAGGCGTCGGCTTCGGGTGTAGGTGGCACTGTGTCTGTCTTAGAGGCGTCGGTTTCGGGTGTAGGTGGCACTGTGTCTGTCTTAGAGGCGTCGGCTTCGGGTGTATGTGGCGCTGTGTCTGTCTTAGAGGCGTCGGCTTCGGGTGTATGTGGCACTGTGTCTGTCTAAGAGGCGTCGGCTTCGGGTGTATGTGGCGCTGTGTCTGTCTTAGAGGCGTCGGCTTCGGGTGTATGTGGCGCTGTGTCTGTCTTAGAGGCGTCGGCTTCGGGTGTAGGTGGCGCTGTGTCTGTCTGAGAGGCGTCGGCTTCGGGTGTATGTGGCACTGTGTCTAAGAGGCGTCGGCTTCGGGTGTAGGTGGCGCTGTGTCTGTCTTAGAGGCGTCGGCTTCGGGTGTATGTGGCGCTGTGTCTGTCTTAGAGGCGTCGGCTTCGGGTGTAGGTGGCGCTGTGTCTGTCTTAGAGGCGTCGGCTTCGGGTGTATGTGGCGCTGTGTCTGTCTTAGAGGCGTCGGCCTCGGGTGTATGTGGCGCTGTGTCTGTCTTAGAGGCGTCGGCTTCGGGTGTATGTGGCGCTGTGTCTGTCTTAGAGGCGTCGGCCTCGGGTGTATGTGGCGCTGTGTCTGTCTTAGAGGCGTCGGCTTCGGGTGTAGGTGGCACTGTGTCTGTCTTAGAGGCGTCGGCTTCGGGTGTAGGTGGCGCTGTGTCTGTCTTAGAGGCGTCAGCCTCGGGTGTATGTGGCGCTGTGTCTGTCTTAGAGGCGTCGGCTTCGGGTGTAGGTGGCGCTGTGTCTGTCTTAGAGGCGTCGGCTTCGTGTGTAGGTGGCACTGTGTCTGTCTTAGAGGCGTCGGCCTCGGGTGTAGGTGGCGCTGTGTCTGTCTTAGAGG contains:
- the LOC138372172 gene encoding putative surface protein SACOL0050, whose amino-acid sequence is MARATPTPQALWERQREADASKTDTAPPTPEADASKTDTAPPTPEADASKTDTAPPTPEADASKTDTVPPTHEADASKTDTAPPTPEADASKTDTAPHTPEADASKTDTAPPTPEADASKTDTVPPTPEADASKTDTAPHTPEADASKTDTAPHTPEADASKTDTAPHTPEADASKTDTAPHTPEADASKTDTAPPTPEADASKTDTAPHTPEADASKTDTAPPTPEADAS